The following proteins are co-located in the Flavobacterium sp. CECT 9288 genome:
- a CDS encoding M56 family metallopeptidase, with the protein MEALYLYLIKSSGLLALFFVAYHFLLRKETFFTGNRWFLVLGLFTSVVLPLVAFTKIVWVEPSTNIIDWSQIPLSTSSEKDISEINWYLVIGMLYAIGILLFLLKLALDLYSLYRVLKGKHFKNQADFKYIDTTENIAPFSFFNTIVYNSTLYSKAELEDILEHEKVHSEQNHTVDVLISRLFCVVFWFNPFAWLYKKAILQNLEFIADNEATKKISDKKAYQFTLLKITTHENCVAITNHFYQSLIKKRIVMLNKNQSKKWNSWKYVVIVPALVAFVFLFQIKVLAQEQNQIENKEPIDVDYTINRYSTDEEIKEDIKSLKKDFNINCQVKGIKRNSDDEITALNIELIQESGEKSTITLAGNTPIQEIKFECYFNNIGQGKVRIYSGEINKKKKSVASINNLTETEEDSDYIDSIHEELSELTPPTPPTPPNHPYENLMEAPIAPDYPEVPQVPSNIFNKKAMEKYEKEMATYELKLKKIEPKIKDFERKLALYEMEMKKLDPAVKDYDKEMKVFEKEMKIFEKEMNEYELQYEKISQKLNKK; encoded by the coding sequence ATGGAAGCACTTTACTTATATCTCATAAAATCCAGCGGCTTATTAGCACTTTTTTTTGTAGCGTATCATTTTTTACTACGAAAAGAAACTTTTTTTACTGGTAACCGATGGTTTTTAGTATTGGGTTTATTCACTTCGGTTGTTTTGCCATTGGTGGCTTTTACAAAAATTGTTTGGGTTGAACCAAGCACAAACATAATTGACTGGTCCCAAATTCCATTATCTACTAGTTCTGAAAAGGATATTTCGGAAATCAATTGGTACTTAGTTATTGGAATGCTATACGCCATTGGAATACTTCTTTTTCTACTAAAACTTGCTTTGGATTTGTATAGTTTATACCGTGTATTAAAAGGAAAACACTTTAAAAATCAAGCCGATTTTAAATACATTGACACCACAGAAAACATAGCGCCTTTCTCTTTTTTTAATACTATAGTTTACAATTCTACCTTGTACAGCAAAGCCGAATTAGAAGATATTTTGGAACATGAAAAAGTGCACAGCGAGCAAAACCATACTGTTGACGTATTAATTTCAAGACTATTTTGTGTTGTATTTTGGTTCAATCCTTTTGCTTGGTTGTATAAAAAAGCAATCTTGCAAAATTTAGAATTCATCGCAGATAATGAAGCCACTAAAAAAATATCCGACAAAAAAGCGTATCAATTCACGCTCTTAAAAATAACTACACACGAAAATTGTGTTGCCATTACCAATCATTTTTATCAATCATTAATCAAAAAACGAATCGTTATGTTAAACAAAAATCAATCAAAAAAATGGAATTCATGGAAATATGTAGTAATTGTTCCAGCATTAGTTGCCTTTGTGTTCTTGTTTCAAATTAAAGTTTTAGCGCAAGAACAAAATCAAATTGAAAATAAAGAGCCAATTGATGTTGATTATACGATTAATCGATATTCAACAGATGAAGAAATAAAAGAAGACATTAAATCTCTAAAAAAAGACTTTAACATTAATTGCCAAGTTAAAGGAATTAAAAGAAATTCAGATGATGAAATTACTGCTTTAAATATTGAACTTATACAAGAGTCCGGTGAAAAAAGTACAATAACATTAGCTGGAAACACACCAATTCAAGAAATTAAATTTGAATGTTATTTTAATAATATTGGACAAGGAAAAGTTCGTATTTACTCGGGAGAGATTAATAAGAAAAAAAAATCAGTTGCATCTATAAATAACTTAACTGAAACCGAAGAGGATTCAGATTATATAGATAGTATTCACGAGGAGCTTTCAGAACTAACTCCCCCAACACCTCCAACCCCTCCAAATCACCCTTATGAAAATTTAATGGAAGCGCCAATTGCACCCGATTATCCTGAAGTTCCGCAAGTTCCCTCAAACATCTTTAATAAAAAGGCTATGGAGAAATATGAAAAAGAAATGGCAACCTATGAGCTAAAATTAAAAAAAATTGAACCTAAAATAAAAGACTTTGAACGTAAGTTAGCACTTTATGAAATGGAAATGAAAAAACTTGATCCTGCTGTAAAAGATTACGATAAGGAAATGAAAGTATTTGAAAAAGAAATGAAAATTTTTGAGAAGGAAATGAATGAATATGAATTACAATATGAAAAAATTAGTCAAAAGTTAAATAAAAAGTAA
- a CDS encoding BlaI/MecI/CopY family transcriptional regulator, protein MQKLTNKEEEIMHIVWKLQKAFVKDIMNEITEDQPHYNTLSTIVRNLEEKGYVSHTAYGNSHQYFPTVSLEEYRKRFMHTAIDTFFNSSYKNMVSHFAKEEKISAAELREILNMIEQQEQNS, encoded by the coding sequence ATGCAAAAACTAACTAACAAAGAAGAAGAAATCATGCACATTGTCTGGAAACTACAAAAAGCTTTCGTGAAAGACATTATGAATGAAATTACCGAAGACCAACCGCATTACAATACATTATCAACCATAGTTCGCAATCTTGAAGAAAAAGGATATGTATCGCACACCGCCTATGGCAATTCGCATCAGTATTTCCCAACGGTGAGCCTTGAAGAATACCGCAAGCGTTTTATGCATACCGCAATTGACACGTTTTTTAATAGCTCCTATAAAAATATGGTTTCCCATTTTGCAAAAGAAGAAAAAATTTCGGCAGCTGAATTGCGTGAAATTTTAAACATGATTGAGCAACAAGAACAAAACAGCTAA
- a CDS encoding MFS transporter, protein MLQTAFQRYINNFRGFTREIWILTLITFINRAGTMVLPFLSKYLKEDLHFSYAQVGWIMVAFGFGSMLGSWLGGKLSDKIGFYKIMIFSLFTSGLLLFMVQYIRTFWGLCAGMFVIMTVADMFRPAMYVSLATYAKPENRTRALTLVRLAVNLGFTAGPALGGLIIMNMGYSGLFWVDGSSCIISILIFTLLVKERKKPSDLNSITSETEIPASVFKDKIFWIFLFVCFITAVLFFQLFTTLPLYHNEKFGLTEFQSGLLLSLNGLLIFFLEMPIVSFSQRKNIKKLRIILWGSLLMSLSFYVLLLNIWAGILVVSIIFITFGEMFIFPFSNSFALSRAPKGHEGRYMALFTMSFSLAHIASSKTGLEIIDSWGYQANWFIMGTLGIFAVAGCMWLQKLVQQEKRSK, encoded by the coding sequence ATGCTGCAAACTGCTTTTCAACGCTACATCAATAATTTTAGAGGATTTACCAGAGAAATTTGGATCCTTACCTTAATTACTTTTATTAATCGTGCCGGAACCATGGTGCTTCCCTTTTTATCGAAATATTTAAAGGAGGATTTACATTTCTCCTACGCGCAAGTGGGCTGGATTATGGTAGCTTTTGGCTTTGGATCCATGCTTGGCTCTTGGTTGGGAGGTAAATTATCAGACAAAATAGGGTTTTACAAAATTATGATATTCAGCTTATTCACTAGCGGACTATTGCTTTTTATGGTACAATATATAAGAACATTTTGGGGATTGTGTGCCGGAATGTTTGTGATCATGACCGTTGCTGATATGTTTCGTCCCGCCATGTACGTCTCACTAGCTACCTATGCAAAACCTGAAAATCGTACCAGAGCCTTGACATTAGTGCGCCTTGCGGTAAACCTTGGTTTTACGGCAGGACCAGCATTAGGAGGATTAATCATCATGAATATGGGCTATAGCGGCTTATTTTGGGTTGATGGGAGTTCTTGTATCATTTCTATTTTAATTTTTACACTTCTCGTAAAAGAACGCAAAAAACCATCCGATTTGAATAGCATCACTAGTGAAACTGAGATTCCAGCATCAGTTTTCAAAGACAAAATATTTTGGATTTTTCTTTTTGTATGCTTTATAACTGCAGTTTTATTTTTCCAACTTTTCACCACTTTACCGCTGTATCACAATGAAAAATTTGGATTAACGGAGTTTCAAAGCGGACTTTTATTGTCCCTAAATGGTCTCTTAATTTTCTTTCTGGAAATGCCCATTGTAAGTTTTAGCCAAAGAAAAAATATCAAAAAACTTAGGATAATCCTTTGGGGATCCTTACTTATGTCACTTAGTTTTTACGTTTTATTGCTTAATATTTGGGCTGGCATCTTAGTGGTTAGTATTATTTTTATCACTTTTGGCGAGATGTTTATATTTCCCTTCTCCAATTCCTTTGCCCTTAGTAGAGCACCAAAAGGTCATGAGGGCCGCTATATGGCTTTGTTTACCATGAGTTTTAGCTTAGCGCATATTGCCAGTTCAAAAACAGGTTTGGAAATTATTGACAGTTGGGGTTATCAAGCAAATTGGTTCATTATGGGAACACTTGGGATTTTTGCCGTTGCAGGTTGCATGTGGTTGCAAAAACTAGTTCAGCAGGAAAAACGATCTAAATAA
- a CDS encoding DUF1684 domain-containing protein, with translation MKTALTFFICLQLTFVVAQESYNANALTQFQQELNAQYSNPEKSPLTAQDRAVFKSLEFFPANPTYFVTAKLVRTPSEQPFLMKTSTDRKPTYIKYGEVYFTMDGQEFKLNVYQNMELSKKKEYVNYLFLPFSDVTSGHESYLGGRYIDLQIPEGDVITIDFNKAYNPYCAYNPGYSCPLVPLENDLSIAIKAGVKKFHD, from the coding sequence TTGAAAACTGCACTGACCTTTTTTATTTGTTTACAACTCACTTTTGTTGTGGCACAAGAGTCCTATAATGCTAATGCGTTAACTCAGTTTCAACAAGAACTAAACGCGCAGTATTCAAACCCAGAAAAAAGTCCGCTCACGGCACAAGATCGAGCAGTTTTTAAATCTTTGGAATTTTTTCCTGCAAACCCAACTTATTTTGTGACTGCAAAATTAGTTAGAACACCTAGTGAGCAACCTTTTTTAATGAAAACATCAACCGATAGAAAACCAACGTACATTAAATACGGTGAAGTTTATTTTACTATGGATGGTCAAGAATTTAAGTTGAATGTATATCAAAATATGGAGTTGTCTAAAAAAAAGGAATACGTCAATTACTTATTTCTACCATTTTCGGATGTAACATCAGGTCATGAAAGTTACCTTGGCGGGCGATACATAGATTTACAAATACCTGAGGGTGATGTTATAACAATAGATTTTAATAAGGCATACAATCCGTATTGTGCGTATAATCCCGGTTATTCTTGTCCCTTAGTACCATTAGAAAATGATTTAAGTATAGCTATTAAGGCTGGTGTTAAAAAGTTTCATGACTAA
- a CDS encoding TatD family hydrolase — MEFFNLHTHHFTNQSGILELVNQYPHEFDAKLPFYSIGIHPWYITEERVEADLKIIETQLQQSNCLAVGECGLDKRIEIPLELQQVVFEKQLLLAQKFNKPVVIHCVAAFDELIVIKRKLNISVPILIHGFSKNAIVAKQLLEQGFYLSFGKYLLRNPALESVFKSIPQERFFLETDTVADGIKAVYERAAQYKETTVEEIQKIINNNFSTVFGIQF, encoded by the coding sequence ATGGAATTTTTCAATTTACATACGCATCACTTTACAAATCAATCTGGGATCCTAGAGTTGGTGAATCAATATCCTCATGAATTTGATGCGAAACTCCCTTTTTATTCTATCGGGATTCATCCTTGGTATATCACAGAAGAACGTGTTGAGGCTGATTTAAAAATCATTGAAACACAATTACAACAATCTAATTGTCTTGCAGTAGGCGAATGTGGCCTGGATAAACGCATTGAAATCCCGCTAGAATTGCAGCAAGTGGTTTTTGAAAAGCAATTGCTTTTAGCACAAAAATTCAATAAACCAGTTGTCATTCATTGTGTGGCTGCTTTTGATGAATTGATTGTCATTAAAAGAAAGCTCAACATCTCAGTTCCGATACTAATTCATGGATTTTCTAAAAATGCAATTGTAGCTAAGCAATTGTTAGAGCAGGGATTTTACCTTTCTTTTGGAAAATATTTATTGCGTAATCCAGCTTTAGAGTCGGTTTTTAAAAGCATTCCCCAAGAACGTTTTTTTCTAGAAACCGATACTGTTGCAGATGGGATAAAAGCCGTTTATGAACGTGCTGCCCAATACAAAGAAACCACAGTCGAAGAAATTCAAAAAATCATAAATAATAACTTTAGTACTGTTTTTGGAATTCAATTTTAA
- a CDS encoding ThiF family adenylyltransferase has protein sequence MAEWTERAELLFKKEGLANLQNANVLVVGLGGVGSFAAEFLARAGVGKMTIVDGDVVDITNINRQLPALHSTVGQPKIMIVGDRLMDINPELQLTRVQEFLSPERAFEIVTEEFDYVLDCIDSVTPKLNLILAAKRKRVKIISSMGAGGKMEASKVKVTDITNTVNCFFAKTIRRRLKELKIDKLKVVFSSEIQDESSLRMTDGSNFKKSFYGTNSYMPGLFGLYAAETVIRYLIKK, from the coding sequence ATGGCAGAATGGACAGAAAGAGCAGAACTTTTATTTAAAAAAGAAGGTTTGGCTAATTTACAAAATGCAAACGTATTAGTAGTAGGATTAGGAGGCGTAGGCTCATTTGCTGCTGAATTTTTGGCGAGAGCCGGAGTAGGCAAAATGACAATTGTAGATGGGGATGTGGTAGATATTACCAATATTAACAGACAATTGCCTGCTTTGCACTCTACAGTTGGACAACCAAAAATTATGATCGTTGGCGATAGATTGATGGATATTAACCCAGAATTGCAATTAACACGCGTGCAAGAATTTTTATCACCTGAGCGTGCTTTTGAGATTGTTACGGAGGAGTTTGATTATGTTTTGGATTGTATTGATAGTGTGACGCCAAAACTAAATTTAATCCTTGCAGCAAAACGCAAAAGAGTAAAAATCATAAGCAGCATGGGCGCTGGTGGAAAAATGGAAGCCTCCAAAGTAAAAGTGACTGATATTACGAATACTGTAAATTGCTTTTTTGCCAAAACAATTCGCAGACGCTTGAAAGAGCTAAAAATAGATAAATTAAAAGTTGTTTTCTCCTCTGAAATTCAAGACGAATCTAGTTTAAGAATGACCGATGGCTCTAATTTTAAAAAATCGTTTTACGGAACTAACAGCTATATGCCTGGTTTGTTTGGGTTGTATGCCGCTGAAACGGTGATTCGTTATTTGATTAAAAAATAG
- a CDS encoding HAD family phosphatase: MIQTVIFDMDGVIVDTEPVHRYAYFKQFEELNIAVTEEMYTSFTGFSTKNTFQKLKEHFDVEADVETLIQRKRSLFNDAFDHKEDLELLNGVAHLIKDLHSNGIQLILASSASKVTIERVFNRFKLHHYFSHVVSGEDFPQSKPHPAIFEHAASLSIAPKENCIVIEDSTNGIKAAKDAGLLCIGYDSEHSINQDLSLADVVIHHFMELDATIVSKMDSKLRNN; this comes from the coding sequence ATGATACAAACAGTAATTTTTGATATGGATGGCGTAATCGTAGATACAGAGCCGGTTCACCGCTACGCGTATTTCAAGCAATTTGAAGAGCTAAATATTGCTGTTACCGAGGAAATGTACACTTCATTTACAGGTTTTTCAACTAAAAATACATTCCAGAAATTAAAGGAACATTTTGATGTTGAAGCTGATGTTGAAACGTTAATTCAAAGGAAACGTTCCTTATTCAATGATGCTTTTGATCATAAAGAAGATTTAGAATTACTGAATGGTGTAGCGCATTTAATCAAAGATTTACATAGCAATGGTATACAATTGATTTTGGCGTCCTCAGCATCAAAAGTTACCATAGAACGCGTTTTTAACAGGTTTAAGTTACACCATTATTTTTCACATGTAGTTAGTGGCGAAGATTTTCCACAATCAAAACCACATCCTGCCATATTTGAACATGCAGCAAGCCTTTCTATTGCCCCAAAAGAGAATTGCATTGTTATCGAAGATAGTACTAATGGCATTAAAGCAGCAAAAGACGCTGGACTTTTATGTATAGGATATGACAGCGAACATTCTATAAATCAAGATTTATCTCTTGCAGATGTTGTTATTCATCATTTTATGGAGCTTGACGCTACCATTGTGAGTAAAATGGATTCTAAATTAAGGAATAATTAA
- a CDS encoding DUF2911 domain-containing protein, whose translation MKKMIIALALFVAGFSAEAQLRTPQSSPKTTINQVVGLTDVEITYSRPSAKGRVVFGNLIPFGKLWRTGANENTIVSFSDDVVIDGKTLKKGKYSLFTIPKIESWDVIFYKTIDNWGNPEEWKEENVALKTSVKPETLNKSVETFTIGVSGLDNNYAFLEMYWENSYAAVKFEVPTQQKATANIEKVLAGPSAGDYFSAAQFLFQSNGDANKALAHVNKALDMTKEKPFWYNRLKSLIQAKLGDKKGAVETAKASLAAAEIAKNQDYVKMNKDSIAEWSKS comes from the coding sequence ATGAAAAAAATGATTATCGCGCTAGCCCTTTTTGTGGCTGGTTTTAGTGCCGAAGCACAATTAAGAACTCCTCAATCTAGTCCTAAAACTACTATAAATCAAGTGGTAGGATTAACTGATGTTGAAATTACTTACTCAAGACCAAGTGCAAAAGGTAGAGTTGTTTTTGGAAATTTAATTCCGTTTGGTAAACTTTGGAGAACAGGTGCTAATGAAAATACCATAGTTTCGTTTAGTGATGATGTAGTAATTGATGGTAAAACATTAAAAAAAGGGAAATATTCATTATTTACTATTCCAAAAATTGAAAGTTGGGATGTTATTTTCTATAAAACGATTGACAATTGGGGAAATCCTGAGGAGTGGAAAGAAGAAAATGTGGCCTTAAAAACATCGGTTAAGCCAGAAACATTAAACAAAAGCGTAGAGACTTTTACAATAGGAGTGAGCGGTTTAGACAATAATTATGCTTTTCTAGAAATGTATTGGGAAAACTCTTATGCTGCAGTAAAGTTTGAAGTGCCTACTCAGCAAAAAGCAACAGCTAATATTGAAAAAGTTTTAGCTGGTCCATCTGCTGGGGATTATTTCTCTGCAGCTCAATTTTTGTTTCAATCTAATGGAGATGCTAACAAAGCATTGGCTCATGTTAACAAAGCATTAGACATGACAAAAGAAAAACCTTTTTGGTACAACAGATTAAAATCTTTGATTCAAGCAAAATTAGGCGATAAAAAAGGTGCTGTTGAAACTGCAAAAGCTTCTTTAGCAGCAGCAGAAATTGCAAAAAATCAAGATTATGTAAAAATGAATAAAGATAGTATTGCAGAGTGGAGTAAAAGCTAA
- a CDS encoding sodium:solute symporter, which yields MQLFDWIILIVTLLFIVVYGAWKTKGSKNVEDFILGNNETPWYVVGLSVMATQASAITFLSTPGQAYHDGMGFVQFYFGLPIAMVIICVTFIPLYHKYKVYTAYEYLEKRFDLKTRSLAAILFLFQRGLGTGLTIYAPAIILSAILGWNLTYMNIVIGVLVIIYTFSGGTKAVNVTQKQQMFVIMSGMFITFFLILYYLPNDMTFTSALHIAGANDKMDIVNFSFDPEEKYTFWSGITGGFFLALAYFGTDQSQVGRYLSGKSVRESQMGLIMNGLLKVPMQFFILLTGVMVFVFFQFNPVPLNFNPNNKTLIEKSVYKGEYNALEQKLNDLSEDKKVINLLYIDQLNQDYDNPILRKELVALSNKEKDLRDKAKEIILKADGTSETNDKDYVFFHFILNYLPKGLIGLLLAVIISAAMSSTASGLNALASTTAIDIYKRNVKGEKSDKHYLYATKFFTLLWGVIAILFACVGTLFENLIQLVNIIGSIFYGTVLGIFLVGFYIQKVQSKAIFYSAVLSQLTIFIIFYYAIYVYPSGQEKLGYLWLNFIGAMLTIMISLLFQFTIFRKSQKEVAH from the coding sequence ATGCAATTATTTGACTGGATTATACTAATTGTTACATTACTTTTTATTGTTGTTTACGGAGCTTGGAAAACAAAAGGAAGTAAAAACGTTGAAGATTTTATACTTGGTAATAACGAAACTCCGTGGTATGTCGTAGGACTATCGGTAATGGCAACTCAAGCAAGTGCAATTACTTTTTTATCTACACCTGGTCAGGCTTATCATGACGGAATGGGTTTTGTGCAGTTCTATTTTGGTTTGCCTATTGCCATGGTTATAATTTGTGTAACCTTTATTCCGTTGTACCACAAGTATAAAGTGTACACTGCTTATGAATATCTTGAAAAAAGATTTGATTTAAAAACACGTTCACTAGCTGCAATCTTATTTTTATTTCAAAGGGGCCTTGGAACGGGTCTTACCATTTATGCACCTGCCATTATTTTATCAGCCATATTGGGTTGGAACCTCACCTACATGAATATTGTCATTGGGGTTTTAGTGATTATTTACACGTTTTCCGGAGGAACAAAAGCGGTTAATGTGACTCAAAAACAGCAAATGTTTGTAATCATGTCTGGAATGTTTATCACATTTTTTCTAATCCTTTATTATTTACCTAATGACATGACCTTTACTAGTGCACTTCATATTGCGGGTGCCAATGATAAAATGGATATTGTCAATTTCTCCTTTGATCCCGAAGAAAAGTATACATTTTGGAGTGGAATTACAGGCGGTTTTTTCTTGGCTTTAGCCTATTTTGGAACAGATCAATCCCAAGTAGGTCGGTACTTGTCAGGAAAATCTGTCAGAGAGAGTCAAATGGGGCTTATCATGAACGGACTTTTAAAAGTTCCAATGCAGTTTTTCATATTACTTACAGGTGTCATGGTTTTTGTCTTTTTTCAGTTTAATCCGGTGCCTTTAAATTTTAATCCAAACAATAAAACATTGATTGAAAAATCAGTTTATAAAGGAGAGTATAACGCATTAGAGCAAAAATTGAATGATCTTTCTGAAGATAAAAAAGTAATCAACTTACTGTATATTGATCAGCTTAACCAAGATTATGACAATCCTATATTGAGAAAAGAATTGGTTGCATTATCTAATAAAGAAAAAGATTTAAGAGACAAAGCCAAAGAAATCATTCTAAAAGCAGATGGTACTAGCGAAACTAACGATAAAGATTATGTGTTTTTTCATTTTATTCTTAATTATTTGCCCAAAGGTCTTATTGGGTTATTATTGGCTGTAATTATATCGGCAGCCATGTCATCAACTGCCTCAGGACTTAATGCCTTAGCATCTACAACAGCAATCGATATTTATAAAAGAAATGTAAAAGGTGAAAAATCAGATAAACATTATTTGTATGCAACCAAGTTTTTTACGCTTTTATGGGGAGTAATTGCCATTCTATTTGCCTGTGTAGGGACCCTTTTTGAAAACTTAATACAACTCGTAAACATCATTGGATCAATATTTTACGGAACAGTTTTAGGGATATTTTTGGTTGGTTTTTACATCCAGAAAGTACAATCAAAAGCTATTTTTTATAGCGCAGTGCTAAGCCAACTCACCATTTTTATTATTTTTTACTATGCTATTTATGTCTATCCTAGCGGGCAGGAAAAATTAGGCTATTTATGGCTGAATTTTATTGGCGCCATGCTAACTATAATGATTTCATTGCTGTTTCAGTTTACAATTTTTAGAAAATCCCAAAAAGAAGTAGCGCACTAA